One window of Pyrus communis chromosome 12, drPyrComm1.1, whole genome shotgun sequence genomic DNA carries:
- the LOC137709729 gene encoding uncharacterized protein, whose protein sequence is MAFRSMNHWKQMSTALRGYATSTSPKMKPYSPAAGATEKPQQSNFKRFMRGDFVPVYVVVGMIAVSVGLGLHTAKQHLKHNPQVYVKKERRETLPEVVEPERVVEESDKFVKNSFFRKVAHVQEFDDYNHAVKDPIRKDVFAYKPDPPRS, encoded by the coding sequence AATCACTGGAAACAAATGTCCACCGCCTTACGCGGATACGCCACCTCGACTTCCCCGAAGATGAAACCATACTCCCCGGCTGCCGGTGCCACCGAAAAGCCCCAACAGAGCAACTTCAAGAGGTTTATGAGGGGCGACTTCGTGCCGGTCTACGTTGTGGTCGGGATGATAGCGGTGTCGGTGGGGCTGGGGCTCCATACCGCCAAGCAGCACCTGAAGCACAATCCCCAAGTCTACGTGAAGAAGGAACGGAGAGAGACGCTGCCGGAGGTGGTGGAACCGGAGCGCGTGGTGGAGGAGTCTGACAAGTTCGTTAAAAATTCGTTTTTCAGGAAGGTGGCGCATGTTCAGGAGTTTGACGACTACAATCACGCCGTTAAGGATCCGATCCGGAAAGATGTTTTCGCTTACAAACCCGACCCGCCCCGTTCGTGA
- the LOC137709735 gene encoding pentatricopeptide repeat-containing protein At1g08070, chloroplastic-like, translating to MSLRILAPKPKPKRPSLLEICDGDLDPRQFYQLLSHAVTSGVFATDSVLSSKLLLRSLSHRRLEFSRAIFSQIQNPNNFACNFIFKAFCHSSSPQEALFHYNLVRRRFPHLLPDNYSFPFLFKACGRLSLPHKGQELHCLAIALGLETDVFVQNGLVSMYSACGMLHCARKVFDLLPVSVRDVVSWNSIVSGYVQSNRNWDALQMFDEMLAFTRPDNVTLVSALTACGKMGCLHLGRQIHGLVLARGFTLDVFLGSSLIDMYAKCGRMDEARKVFDRIRDKNVVCWTSMIAGYAQSRSFKDTIELFREMQLDGVEADAAMVACVISACGRSGALGHGRWVHTYCERIGFYTNISVKNALIDMYAKCGDIKRALEIFHDMSNRDVFTWTAMITGLAMNGDSVGALEVFTQMEASDVRPNEVAFLGILSACSHGGFVDKGFHYFRAMAGIYNLTPRIEHYGCMVDLLGRANLLNEAEKFIGAMPIQPDVVIWRSLLFACRTYGNIALAEFIAKKIEELEPRKFESRVLLSNLYASASRWHEVSRMRKGTPRQGAQKQPGCSLIEVDGLVHEFIVADCSHCQIDSIYETLRGMNKVIPSERFD from the coding sequence ATGTCACTTCGAATCCTcgcaccaaaaccaaaaccaaaacggCCGTCTCTGTTAGAAATTTGCGACGGAGATCTCGACCCCAGACAGTTCTACCAACTCCTCTCCCACGCCGTTACTTCCGGCGTCTTCGCCACCGACTCCGTCCTCTCCAGCAAGCTCCTCCTCCGCTCCCTCTCCCACCGCCGCCTCGAATTTTCCCGTGCCATCTTCTCCCAGATTCAAAACCCAAATAACTTCGCCTGCAACTTCATCTTCAAAGCCTTCTGCCACAGCTCCTCCCCGCAAGAAGCGCTCTTTCACTACAATCTCGTGCGACGTCGTTTTCCCCATTTGCTGCCGGATAACTACTCCTTCCCTTTCCTCTTCAAAGCATGCGGTCGTCTCAGTCTTCCCCACAAGGGCCAAGAGCTTCACTGTTTGGCAATCGCGCTCGGGCTCGAAACCGACGTCTTCGTTCAAAATGGCCTCGTTTCGATGTACTCCGCATGCGGAATGCTTCACTGTGCTCGTAAAGTCTTCGACTTGCTTCCTGTTTCAGTCCGCGACGTGGTGTCTTGGAACAGCATTGTTTCTGGGTATGTGCAGAGCAATCGGAACTGGGACGCACTCCAGATGTTCGACGaaatgcttgcatttacaaggCCCGATAATGTGACGTTGGTCAGTGCTCTCACTGCTTGTGGGAAGATGGGTTGTCTTCATTTGGGGAGGCAAATTCATGGGTTAGTGTTGGCAAGGGGGTTCACTTTGGACGTCTTCTTGGGTTCGTCTTTGATCGACATGTATGCGAAATGTGGGCGCATGGATGAGGCTCGAAAGGTTTTCGATAGAATTAGGGACAAAAATGTGGTGTGCTGGACTTCTATGATCGCTGGTTATGCTCAGTCACGTTCGTTCAAGGATACGATTGAATTGTTTAGGGAAATGCAATTAGATGGAGTTGAAGCAGACGCGGCAATGGTTGCTTGTGTGATATCAGCCTGCGGGCGTTCGGGTGCATTAGGCCATGGAAGATGGGTGCATACATACTGCGAAAGAATCGGCTTTTACACCAACATCTCCGTGAAGAATGCCTTGATTGACATGTATGCGAAGTGCGGAGACATTAAACGGGCTCTTGAAATTTTCCATGACATGAGCAATAGAGATGTATTTACATGGACTGCCATGATAACTGGTCTTGCTATGAACGGGGACTCTGTCGGAGCACTGGAAGTGTTTACACAAATGGAAGCGAGTGATGTGAGGCCGAACGAGGTCGCGTTCCTCGGCATCTTGTCAGCATGCAGTCATGGCGGGTTTGTGGATAAAGGTTTTCACTATTTCAGAGCCATGGCTGGAATATATAACCTCACTCCTCGCATTGAACACTACGGATGCATGGTGGATCTTCTTGGTCGAGCTAATCTGTTAAATGAAGCAGAGAAGTTCATCGGAGCTATGCCAATCCAACCTGATGTGGTTATATGGCGATCTCTGCTTTTTGCATGTAGGACTTATGGAAACATAGCATTGGCAGAGTTTATAGCCAAAAAGATTGAGGAATTAGAACCAAGAAAGTTTGAGTCTCGCGTTTTGTTATCGAATCTATATGCTTCGGCATCAAGGTGGCATGAAGTGAGCAGGATGAGGAAGGGTACGCCTCGTCAGGGTGCCCAGAAGCAGCCGGGTTGCTCTCTTATAGAAGTAGACGGTCTTGTTCATGAATTCATTGTTGCAGATTGTTCACATTGTCAAATTGATTCGATATACGAGACGCTTAGAGGAATGAACAAAGTCATACCATCAGAAAGATTTGATTAG